A region from the Dinoroseobacter shibae DFL 12 = DSM 16493 genome encodes:
- a CDS encoding FG-GAP-like repeat-containing protein yields MPRFRLGNRLVFRAPFPTLHHDPRDPPVLTRRPAVPSLDPDKIAQLRKVDRPYDRHLTPCFHPPAGELPDLRRPPRGAFEFPLMPRPIPSPAPRPGADLPSYAPQWNSVALFFNLDMPAADRPDDYAATTVATARTFLDEGPGALSPGISESLTQYWGALSNGAFAFGLNTPRDGAGKPLIPDIAPPGGDVQAWEELIRRCVKANAQAIWQAAGGLMKNGKRWIPSLVLVQNYWTHASARFGGYDIDVSGTTYTVGDVTHIRFGLDTYAPPEAPGKVGRTWWGTLNHEYAHNFLEFWDLYGPSGCTGYWDLLGDNSPPGRMSEVSSLFKERMGWLSFKQVIEGPNVSRRTLSLRPYTTDHEAIKVVPDPEFTPHEYFLLEYRKSTGAEVWRPDGGLPEEGLLITHVNDRIGVPSTWLLRDAPFFNTEFADAGGPNVVDWHGHKELTGKLFPQGAQNSFTPATAPSSNLYGPRNSGLSITGIRIEAEQLRFELEINAHHSIGWTVSSEDRALAGRFTPASATSGEEIFIRNGNAAALLSHGEGQWNVEKRQDGWIGGWNLGTDNRQTVGDLDGDGRDEILIRSPEWIGVLKWTRSRFESVTVQHDWVDGWNLGADNRELLADLDGDGAAEVYIRSPEWAGVMKLEGGRLRLKKIHHDWIDDWNLGRDDREYVGRFSTEERDEIVIRSDNWIGLLRWDARAQKLVRAGIQHDWVDGWNLGPGDWHAIADVDGDGMDEIVIRSDGWIGVLKWQGGRFRVLWMTKEHVNHHEDRADRRMPLDPEDRMYAGRFRTDRDGVLIRKDQNGAGHYGKTGLYVLAWQDGEMKVVHAIHSHFNGRWNLGAGDRFVLGDFHRTGRDIALGDRDTVIDGLTDVFIHNGWGTGMVGVNHGRLYPEGNPNKTVSQIGLTWAQRGHLVNL; encoded by the coding sequence ATGCCCAGATTTCGGCTCGGTAACCGTCTCGTTTTTCGCGCCCCTTTTCCAACCCTGCACCATGACCCGCGCGACCCGCCCGTGCTCACCCGCCGCCCGGCGGTGCCGTCCCTTGACCCCGACAAGATCGCGCAGCTGCGCAAGGTGGACCGGCCCTATGACCGGCATCTGACGCCGTGTTTCCACCCGCCTGCGGGGGAGCTGCCGGACCTGCGCCGCCCGCCGCGCGGGGCGTTCGAGTTTCCGCTGATGCCGCGCCCGATCCCGAGCCCGGCACCGCGCCCGGGCGCCGACCTGCCGAGCTATGCGCCCCAGTGGAATTCCGTGGCGCTGTTCTTCAACCTCGACATGCCCGCCGCCGACCGGCCCGACGACTATGCCGCCACCACGGTGGCCACGGCCAGGACCTTCCTCGACGAGGGGCCCGGGGCGCTGTCGCCGGGCATCTCCGAGAGCCTGACCCAGTATTGGGGCGCCCTGTCGAACGGGGCCTTCGCCTTCGGGCTGAACACACCGCGGGACGGTGCGGGCAAGCCGCTGATCCCCGACATCGCGCCGCCCGGCGGGGATGTGCAGGCCTGGGAGGAACTGATCAGGCGCTGCGTCAAGGCCAATGCCCAGGCCATCTGGCAGGCCGCGGGCGGTCTGATGAAGAACGGCAAGCGCTGGATCCCGTCGCTGGTGCTGGTGCAGAACTACTGGACCCATGCCAGCGCGCGGTTCGGCGGCTACGATATCGACGTCTCGGGCACGACCTATACCGTGGGCGACGTGACCCATATCCGCTTCGGGCTCGACACCTACGCGCCGCCGGAGGCACCGGGAAAGGTCGGCCGAACCTGGTGGGGCACGCTGAACCATGAATACGCCCACAATTTCCTGGAATTCTGGGACCTCTACGGCCCCTCGGGCTGCACCGGGTATTGGGACTTGCTGGGCGACAACTCCCCCCCGGGGCGGATGTCCGAGGTTTCCTCGCTCTTCAAGGAGCGCATGGGCTGGCTGTCCTTCAAGCAGGTGATCGAGGGGCCGAACGTGTCGCGGCGCACCCTGTCCCTGCGGCCCTATACGACCGATCACGAGGCGATCAAGGTCGTCCCGGATCCGGAGTTCACGCCCCATGAATATTTCCTGCTGGAGTACCGCAAATCCACCGGAGCGGAGGTCTGGCGCCCCGATGGGGGCTTGCCGGAAGAGGGGCTGCTCATCACCCATGTCAACGACCGGATCGGCGTGCCCAGTACGTGGCTGTTGCGCGATGCGCCCTTCTTCAACACCGAGTTCGCCGATGCGGGCGGGCCCAACGTGGTGGACTGGCATGGCCACAAGGAGCTGACCGGCAAGCTTTTCCCGCAAGGCGCGCAGAACAGCTTCACGCCGGCGACCGCGCCGTCGAGCAACCTTTACGGGCCGCGCAATTCCGGGCTGTCGATCACCGGCATCCGGATCGAGGCGGAGCAGCTGCGCTTCGAGTTGGAGATCAACGCGCATCACAGCATCGGCTGGACCGTCAGCTCCGAGGACCGCGCGCTGGCGGGCCGGTTCACGCCCGCCTCGGCGACCTCCGGCGAGGAGATCTTCATCCGCAACGGCAATGCCGCCGCACTTCTGAGCCATGGCGAGGGCCAGTGGAATGTCGAGAAGCGGCAGGATGGCTGGATCGGCGGCTGGAACCTCGGGACCGACAACCGCCAGACGGTCGGCGATCTGGACGGGGACGGCCGGGACGAGATCTTGATCCGCTCGCCCGAGTGGATCGGCGTGCTGAAATGGACCCGCAGCCGGTTCGAGAGTGTCACCGTCCAGCATGACTGGGTGGATGGCTGGAATCTCGGCGCGGACAATCGGGAGCTTCTGGCCGATCTCGACGGGGATGGCGCGGCGGAGGTCTATATCCGCTCGCCCGAATGGGCCGGGGTGATGAAGCTGGAAGGCGGGCGGCTGCGGCTGAAGAAGATCCATCACGACTGGATCGACGACTGGAATCTCGGGCGCGATGACCGGGAGTATGTCGGGCGGTTCTCCACCGAGGAGCGGGACGAGATCGTGATCCGCAGCGACAACTGGATCGGCCTGCTGCGCTGGGATGCGCGGGCGCAGAAACTCGTGCGTGCCGGGATCCAGCATGACTGGGTCGATGGCTGGAACCTCGGGCCCGGCGACTGGCACGCCATCGCGGATGTGGATGGTGACGGGATGGACGAGATCGTGATCCGCAGCGATGGCTGGATCGGGGTGCTGAAATGGCAGGGCGGGCGGTTCCGCGTGCTGTGGATGACGAAAGAGCATGTGAACCACCACGAGGACCGGGCGGATCGCCGGATGCCGCTGGACCCCGAGGACCGGATGTATGCGGGCCGGTTCCGGACGGACCGGGACGGGGTGCTGATCCGCAAGGACCAGAACGGGGCGGGCCATTACGGCAAGACAGGCCTCTACGTGCTGGCCTGGCAGGACGGTGAGATGAAGGTGGTCCATGCGATCCACAGCCATTTCAACGGGCGCTGGAACCTCGGGGCGGGGGACCGTTTCGTGCTGGGGGATTTCCACCGCACGGGGCGGGATATCGCGCTGGGCGACCGGGACACGGTGATCGACGGGCTGACGGATGTGTTCATCCATAACGGCTGGGGCACCGGCATGGTCGGGGTGAATCACGGGCGGCTCTATCCCGAGGGCAATCCGAACAAGACCGTCTCGCAGATCGGCCTGACCTGGGCGCAGCGCGGGCATCTGGTCAACCTGTGA
- the recR gene encoding recombination mediator RecR encodes MSTAPKDIETLIDLMARLPGLGPRSARRAVLFLLGKNRRLLAPLGEAMTAVAQTARDCLNCGNIGTSDICDICTSEKRATGEICVVEDVADLWAMERAGVFKGRYHVLGGTLSALDAVGPEELRIPKLRDRAVSEGATEIILALGATVDGQTTAHYIAEALEGTGVAVTSLAQGVPIGGELDYLDDGTITAALRARKSF; translated from the coding sequence GTGAGCACCGCGCCCAAGGATATCGAAACGCTGATCGACCTGATGGCGCGGCTGCCCGGACTGGGCCCGCGCTCGGCCCGGCGCGCGGTGCTGTTCCTGCTCGGCAAGAACCGCCGCCTTCTGGCGCCCCTGGGCGAGGCCATGACCGCCGTGGCCCAGACCGCCCGCGATTGCCTGAACTGCGGCAATATCGGCACCAGCGATATCTGCGACATCTGCACGTCCGAAAAACGCGCCACCGGCGAGATCTGCGTGGTCGAGGATGTCGCGGACCTCTGGGCGATGGAGCGGGCGGGCGTGTTCAAGGGCCGCTACCACGTGCTCGGCGGCACGCTCTCGGCGCTCGATGCGGTCGGCCCCGAAGAGCTGCGCATCCCCAAGCTGCGCGACCGCGCGGTCAGCGAGGGCGCGACCGAGATCATCCTCGCCCTCGGCGCCACAGTGGACGGCCAGACCACCGCCCATTACATCGCCGAAGCGCTGGAAGGCACCGGCGTCGCGGTGACGAGCCTCGCCCAGGGCGTGCCCATCGGCGGCGAGCTCGACTATCTCGACGACGGGACGATCACCGCGGCCCTGCGGGCGCGCAAATCGTTTTGA
- a CDS encoding YbaB/EbfC family nucleoid-associated protein yields MLKGLGNLGDMAKVMKQAQEMQAKMAEMQENLKTITVTGESGAGLVKATATAKGELTGLDIDPSIFNPEEKEVAEDLILAAIKDAQAKALDKGREEMAKVTEGLNLPEGMKLPF; encoded by the coding sequence ATGCTCAAGGGATTGGGAAATCTGGGCGACATGGCCAAGGTCATGAAGCAGGCCCAGGAAATGCAGGCCAAGATGGCCGAAATGCAGGAAAACCTGAAAACCATCACCGTGACCGGCGAGAGCGGCGCGGGACTGGTCAAGGCCACCGCCACCGCCAAGGGCGAGCTCACGGGGCTGGACATCGACCCGTCGATCTTCAACCCCGAGGAAAAGGAAGTCGCCGAGGACCTGATCCTCGCCGCGATCAAGGACGCCCAGGCCAAGGCGCTCGACAAGGGGCGCGAAGAGATGGCCAAGGTCACCGAGGGGCTGAACCTGCCCGAGGGCATGAAGCTGCCCTTCTGA
- a CDS encoding DNA polymerase III subunit gamma/tau: protein MSDTTTTGYQVLARKYRPATFADLIGQDAMVRTLRNAFQADRIAQAFMMTGIRGTGKTTTARIIAKGMNCTGADGAGGPTTDPCGQCDNCRGIMAGQHVDVIEMDGASQTKIDDIRANVLDSVYYAPASARYKIFIIDEVHMLSTSAFNALLKTLEEPPAHVKFIFATTEIRKVPVTVLSRCQRFDLRRIEPEVMIAHLRRIAGLERAEITDDALALITRAAEGSVRDAMSLLDQAISHGAGETTAEQVRAMLGLADRGRVMDLFDLVMRGDAAGALTELSAQYSDGADPMAVLRDLAEVTHWVSVIKITPDAAEDPTVSPDERARGQAAAAELPMRALTRMWQMLLKALEEVAISPNAMMAAEMAIIRLTHVADLPSPEDLVRKLQTMTPPPATPGGGAAPGGPGTGVSARGHGAAPAPRGGGVRASAGPALAMAQADPDALARFRRFDDVVALIRSHRDVKLLVEVEGCLRLAAYSPGRIEFAPTENAPRDLAARLAARLQSWTGARWAVSVVAEADAPTIAETRDAEKLEMERNALDHPLVAAVFAAFPKARITEIRTREALTQEAAIEALPEVEDEWDPFEDD from the coding sequence ATGAGCGACACCACCACCACCGGTTACCAGGTGCTGGCGCGGAAATACCGCCCGGCGACCTTTGCGGACCTGATCGGCCAGGACGCCATGGTCCGCACCCTGCGCAACGCGTTTCAAGCCGACCGGATCGCCCAGGCCTTCATGATGACCGGCATCCGCGGCACCGGGAAGACCACCACCGCCCGGATCATCGCCAAGGGCATGAACTGCACCGGCGCCGATGGCGCGGGCGGGCCGACCACGGACCCTTGCGGGCAATGCGACAATTGCCGCGGGATCATGGCGGGCCAGCATGTGGACGTGATCGAGATGGACGGCGCCAGCCAGACCAAGATCGACGACATCCGCGCCAATGTGCTCGACTCGGTCTATTACGCGCCGGCCTCCGCGCGCTACAAGATCTTCATCATCGACGAGGTGCACATGCTCTCGACCAGCGCGTTCAACGCGCTGCTCAAGACCCTCGAAGAGCCCCCCGCCCATGTGAAATTCATCTTCGCCACCACCGAGATCCGCAAGGTGCCCGTCACCGTGCTCAGCCGCTGCCAGCGGTTCGATTTGCGCCGGATCGAGCCGGAGGTGATGATCGCCCATCTGCGCCGCATCGCCGGGCTGGAGCGCGCCGAGATCACCGATGACGCGCTGGCACTGATCACGCGGGCCGCCGAGGGGTCGGTGCGCGATGCCATGAGCCTGCTGGATCAGGCGATCAGCCACGGCGCGGGCGAGACCACCGCCGAGCAGGTGCGCGCCATGCTGGGCCTGGCGGACCGGGGCCGGGTGATGGACCTGTTCGACCTGGTGATGCGCGGCGACGCGGCGGGGGCGCTGACCGAACTGTCGGCGCAGTATTCCGACGGGGCCGATCCCATGGCGGTGCTGCGCGATCTCGCCGAGGTGACGCACTGGGTCTCGGTGATCAAGATCACCCCCGATGCCGCCGAGGATCCCACCGTCAGCCCCGATGAACGTGCCCGCGGGCAGGCGGCGGCGGCGGAGTTGCCCATGCGCGCACTGACCCGGATGTGGCAGATGCTGCTCAAGGCGCTGGAGGAGGTCGCGATCAGCCCCAACGCCATGATGGCCGCCGAGATGGCGATCATCCGGCTGACCCATGTGGCCGACCTGCCCTCCCCCGAAGATCTGGTGCGCAAGCTGCAGACCATGACGCCCCCACCCGCCACGCCCGGCGGCGGCGCGGCCCCCGGCGGCCCCGGCACGGGCGTCAGCGCGCGCGGACATGGCGCGGCCCCCGCCCCGCGCGGCGGCGGTGTGCGCGCCTCCGCCGGTCCTGCACTGGCCATGGCCCAGGCCGATCCCGACGCGCTGGCGCGGTTCCGGCGGTTCGACGATGTGGTCGCCCTGATCCGCAGCCACCGGGACGTGAAGCTCCTGGTCGAGGTTGAAGGCTGCCTGCGTCTGGCCGCCTACAGCCCCGGCCGGATCGAGTTCGCGCCGACCGAGAACGCGCCGCGCGACCTCGCCGCCCGCCTCGCCGCCCGCCTTCAAAGCTGGACCGGCGCCCGCTGGGCGGTCTCCGTGGTGGCCGAGGCCGACGCCCCCACCATCGCCGAGACCCGCGACGCCGAAAAACTGGAGATGGAGCGCAACGCGCTGGACCACCCGCTCGTGGCCGCCGTCTTCGCCGCCTTCCCCAAGGCAAGGATCACCGAAATCCGCACCCGCGAGGCCCTGACCCAGGAGGCCGCCATCGAGGCGCTTCCGGAAGTCGAGGATGAATGGGACCCGTTCGAAGACGACTAA
- the nudC gene encoding NAD(+) diphosphatase, whose product MPFEDSITFGSSGLERAAHLRMDPEAMARLVADPAARAIAFWRAKPAVSPEGLVKLPLDHPVLEAATEAPIFLGLDKAGPRFAYDLSGWQPVEEVGELDSFLDRSEQQHPDLPEGHLFKELRGVMTLLTRREAELAAAARQLLEWHRTHGFCSMCGVKSDQADAGWQRLCPSCGRRHFPRTDPVVIMLITRGNKVLVGRSPGWPERMYSLLAGFVEPGETLEGAVRREVYEEAGVRVGPVRYIASQPWPYPASLMMGCAGEAVSDAITVDPVEIEDARWMGREEMIDVFAGTHPEMREPRKGAIAHSLLSAWLRDEAR is encoded by the coding sequence ATGCCATTCGAAGACAGCATTACCTTTGGCAGCTCCGGGCTGGAGCGCGCGGCGCATCTGCGTATGGACCCGGAGGCCATGGCGCGGCTGGTCGCGGACCCGGCGGCGCGGGCGATCGCCTTCTGGCGGGCGAAACCGGCTGTTTCGCCGGAGGGGTTGGTGAAGCTGCCGCTGGACCATCCGGTCCTGGAGGCGGCGACCGAGGCGCCCATTTTCCTGGGCTTGGACAAGGCGGGTCCGCGGTTCGCCTATGACCTGTCGGGCTGGCAGCCGGTCGAAGAGGTGGGGGAGCTGGACAGTTTTCTCGACCGCTCCGAGCAACAGCATCCCGATCTGCCCGAGGGGCATCTGTTCAAGGAACTGCGCGGGGTGATGACCCTGCTCACCCGGCGCGAGGCGGAACTGGCGGCGGCGGCGCGGCAGCTGCTGGAATGGCACCGCACCCACGGGTTCTGTTCCATGTGCGGGGTCAAGAGCGATCAGGCCGATGCCGGTTGGCAGCGGCTTTGCCCGTCCTGCGGGCGGCGGCATTTCCCGCGCACGGACCCGGTTGTCATCATGCTGATCACCCGGGGCAACAAGGTGCTGGTGGGCCGCTCGCCCGGCTGGCCGGAGCGGATGTATTCGTTGCTGGCGGGGTTCGTGGAGCCGGGCGAGACCCTGGAGGGGGCCGTGCGGCGCGAGGTCTATGAGGAGGCCGGTGTCCGCGTCGGCCCCGTGCGCTACATCGCGTCCCAGCCGTGGCCCTATCCGGCGTCGTTGATGATGGGGTGCGCGGGCGAGGCGGTCAGCGACGCGATCACCGTCGACCCGGTGGAGATCGAGGATGCGCGCTGGATGGGCCGGGAAGAGATGATCGACGTGTTCGCGGGCACCCATCCGGAGATGCGCGAGCCCCGAAAGGGCGCCATCGCCCACAGCCTGCTGAGCGCGTGGCTCCGGGACGAGGCGCGCTAG
- a CDS encoding SRPBCC family protein yields MQFRASEVVTGPIDLVFAGLSDMAHYERDALARGVQVERLDNLPRPAPGMQWRVPFRAKGRDRVAEFALVKLAAPTGMRFEGRVQGLFFESDFDCRVLDPDATEVTITTKLRAKSISAKVILQSMKLARASLAKQYRKRVRKSLRELEDRIHAPTMGEPDAS; encoded by the coding sequence TTGCAATTCAGAGCTTCCGAGGTGGTCACGGGCCCGATCGATCTGGTGTTCGCGGGCCTGAGCGACATGGCCCATTACGAGCGCGATGCGCTGGCGCGCGGGGTGCAGGTCGAGCGGCTCGACAACCTGCCCCGCCCCGCGCCGGGGATGCAGTGGCGAGTGCCGTTCCGGGCCAAGGGGCGGGACCGGGTGGCAGAGTTCGCGCTGGTCAAGCTGGCCGCGCCCACGGGGATGCGGTTCGAGGGCCGGGTGCAGGGGTTGTTCTTCGAGAGCGATTTCGACTGCCGGGTGCTCGACCCGGACGCCACGGAGGTGACGATCACCACCAAGCTGCGCGCCAAGTCGATCAGCGCCAAGGTGATCCTGCAATCGATGAAGCTGGCGCGGGCCTCGCTGGCCAAGCAGTATCGCAAGCGCGTGCGCAAGTCCCTGCGCGAGTTGGAAGATCGCATCCACGCCCCGACCATGGGTGAACCGGACGCGTCGTGA
- a CDS encoding prephenate dehydratase has protein sequence MTLKIAFQGEPGAYSHQACHDARPDAEAVPCRTFEDVFAAVHDGSCDLGMLPVENSTYGRVADIHRLLPESGLHIIEEAFVRVHINLLAVPGAKLGDIRTAQSHTVLLGQCRSFLRAHDIQPVTGADTAGSAMHVAQEGNPAHAALASELAGEIYGLDVLARHIEDQDNNTTRFLIMTPELDLTRRGSGKMITSFVFQVRNIPAALYKAMGGFATNGVNMTKLESYMVGGSFTATQFYADIEGHPDDANVRRALDELGYFTSQLEILGVYPADPRRDETA, from the coding sequence ATGACATTGAAAATCGCGTTCCAGGGAGAACCGGGCGCCTACTCGCACCAGGCCTGCCACGACGCCCGCCCCGATGCGGAGGCCGTGCCCTGCCGCACCTTCGAGGATGTGTTCGCCGCCGTGCATGACGGCAGTTGCGATCTGGGCATGCTCCCGGTGGAGAACTCGACCTATGGCCGCGTGGCCGATATCCACCGGCTGCTGCCCGAAAGCGGCCTGCATATCATCGAAGAAGCCTTCGTGCGCGTGCATATCAACCTGCTCGCCGTGCCAGGCGCCAAGCTCGGCGATATCCGCACCGCCCAGAGCCACACGGTCCTGCTGGGCCAGTGCCGGTCCTTCCTGCGCGCCCATGACATCCAGCCCGTGACCGGGGCCGATACGGCGGGCTCGGCCATGCATGTCGCGCAGGAGGGCAACCCGGCCCATGCCGCGCTGGCCTCGGAACTGGCCGGCGAGATCTACGGGCTCGACGTGCTGGCCCGCCATATCGAGGACCAGGACAACAACACCACCCGCTTCCTGATCATGACGCCGGAGCTGGACCTCACCCGGCGGGGGTCCGGCAAGATGATCACCTCCTTCGTGTTCCAGGTCCGTAACATCCCCGCCGCCCTCTACAAGGCGATGGGCGGGTTCGCGACCAACGGCGTGAACATGACCAAGCTGGAAAGCTACATGGTCGGCGGGTCCTTCACCGCGACCCAGTTCTACGCCGATATCGAAGGCCACCCGGACGACGCCAATGTCCGGCGGGCGCTCGACGAGCTAGGCTATTTCACCTCGCAGCTGGAAATCCTCGGGGTCTACCCGGCCGACCCGCGGCGCGACGAGACCGCCTGA
- a CDS encoding c-type cytochrome, which produces MFDTMTMTKIVGGFCGALLVFLLGTWASSILYGTYGGPKAGENQAYVIDTGEEEESVAEAEEVVELPFAEVYAAADAGAGERLWRQCQACHKLEAGANGVGPYLHGIVDRPKHAADGYAYSDALLSQDGAWTPENISAFLENPREYAPGTKMAYRGMPDVEDRANLIAYLATYQ; this is translated from the coding sequence ATGTTCGACACAATGACGATGACGAAGATTGTGGGTGGCTTTTGTGGAGCACTTCTCGTGTTCCTGTTGGGCACGTGGGCGTCCAGCATCCTGTACGGCACCTATGGCGGTCCGAAAGCCGGTGAAAACCAGGCCTACGTGATCGACACGGGCGAAGAAGAAGAGTCTGTGGCCGAAGCCGAAGAGGTCGTCGAACTGCCATTCGCCGAAGTTTACGCCGCCGCCGATGCGGGCGCGGGCGAGCGCCTGTGGCGTCAGTGCCAGGCCTGCCACAAGCTGGAGGCGGGCGCCAATGGCGTGGGCCCCTACCTGCACGGTATCGTCGACCGGCCCAAGCACGCGGCCGATGGCTATGCCTATTCCGACGCGCTGCTGTCCCAGGACGGTGCATGGACGCCCGAGAACATCAGCGCGTTTCTCGAGAACCCGCGCGAATATGCGCCGGGCACCAAGATGGCCTATCGCGGCATGCCCGATGTCGAGGACCGCGCGAACCTGATCGCCTATCTGGCGACCTACCAGTAA